Proteins encoded in a region of the Planococcus shixiaomingii genome:
- a CDS encoding peptide ABC transporter substrate-binding protein, with product MKNRKNTFLLLLVSILGIVLVACSGGGDTSSEPAETGGQGGGGTSGEPDAVQELNLMERAEIPSMDSAVAEDEVTFNILNNVNEGLFRLNQENIAEPAIAEGEPEISADGLTYTFKLRDANWSDGTPVTANDFVFAWQRAVDPETGSPYGPYMMGGTIKNATQIAEGDMDKSELGIEATDDKTLVVTLERPVPYFISLMSFGTFYPQKEEFVTEKGDDYASNSDNVLYNGPFMLTGWDGTGLEWALEKNPEYWDAETVQLDAINFDVVKEPSTAVNLYTSGEKDRATLTGEFAMQYAQDPEVVRELDPSTFYLKFNQERDGEKTPLANVNIRKAIAMAFNKQDLTDVVLADGSLPANYLVPAEFAFDENKTDFREANGDMLAFNAEEAKTLWQQGLEEEGLTDLTLELLGGDTETAKSMDEYMKAQLEDNLEGLTVNLKAVPFSVRLELDEAQDYDIQSAGWGPDYQDPMTFLDLFVTDSPQNKMSYSNEEFDALIESAKGELAQDATARWDAMAQAERILLEEDAAIAPTYQRGNMALQKPYVKGVVVHPFGGNFGYKWAYVSGKQ from the coding sequence GTGAAGAACCGCAAAAACACATTTTTGCTTCTCCTGGTTTCAATTTTGGGAATTGTTTTGGTTGCTTGCAGTGGTGGGGGAGACACTAGTTCTGAGCCAGCGGAAACCGGAGGCCAAGGAGGTGGTGGAACCTCAGGCGAGCCGGATGCGGTGCAGGAATTGAATTTGATGGAGCGGGCAGAGATTCCTTCCATGGATTCGGCAGTTGCTGAAGACGAAGTAACATTTAATATACTGAACAATGTCAATGAAGGGCTGTTTCGTTTAAATCAGGAAAATATAGCTGAACCGGCAATTGCTGAAGGTGAACCGGAAATTAGCGCAGATGGGTTAACATATACGTTTAAATTGCGGGATGCTAATTGGTCAGATGGAACGCCGGTAACTGCAAACGATTTTGTTTTTGCATGGCAACGCGCGGTGGATCCTGAAACCGGTTCTCCTTATGGTCCATATATGATGGGCGGCACTATCAAGAACGCTACCCAAATTGCTGAAGGTGACATGGACAAATCGGAACTCGGTATTGAAGCGACAGATGATAAAACTTTAGTTGTGACGCTCGAACGGCCGGTCCCTTACTTTATTTCCTTGATGTCTTTCGGAACGTTTTATCCACAAAAAGAAGAGTTTGTCACTGAAAAAGGAGACGATTACGCTTCGAATTCCGATAATGTCCTTTATAATGGTCCGTTTATGCTAACCGGTTGGGACGGCACGGGCCTGGAATGGGCTTTGGAGAAAAATCCGGAATACTGGGATGCTGAAACGGTGCAGTTAGATGCCATCAATTTTGACGTCGTAAAAGAACCTAGCACCGCAGTTAATCTGTACACATCAGGTGAAAAAGACCGTGCGACATTAACTGGTGAATTTGCTATGCAATATGCTCAAGATCCTGAAGTAGTCAGAGAACTTGATCCGAGTACATTTTATTTGAAATTCAACCAAGAGCGCGACGGTGAAAAAACACCGCTGGCAAATGTCAATATACGCAAAGCCATTGCCATGGCGTTCAACAAACAGGATTTAACGGATGTAGTGTTAGCTGACGGCTCTCTTCCAGCGAATTATCTAGTGCCGGCGGAATTTGCATTTGATGAAAATAAAACGGATTTCCGAGAAGCGAACGGAGACATGCTGGCTTTTAATGCTGAAGAAGCAAAAACGTTATGGCAGCAAGGGCTGGAAGAAGAAGGGTTAACTGATCTTACGCTTGAACTTTTAGGCGGGGACACAGAAACCGCTAAAAGCATGGATGAATATATGAAGGCGCAATTAGAAGACAACTTGGAAGGATTGACCGTAAACCTTAAGGCGGTTCCGTTTTCAGTCCGATTGGAGCTTGATGAAGCCCAGGATTATGATATACAAAGCGCTGGGTGGGGTCCTGACTACCAAGATCCGATGACGTTCTTGGATTTGTTCGTGACTGATTCTCCTCAAAACAAAATGTCTTACTCTAACGAGGAGTTTGATGCGTTGATCGAATCCGCTAAAGGTGAACTTGCACAAGATGCAACGGCTCGTTGGGATGCGATGGCACAGGCCGAAAGAATTTTACTTGAAGAAGATGCGGCAATCGCCCCAACCTATCAGCGAGGCAATATGGCACTGCAAAAACCGTATGTCAAAGGAGTTGTAGTTCACCCCTTCGGCGGAAACTTTGGCTATAAATGGGCATACGTTTCTGGGAAGCAATAA
- a CDS encoding ABC transporter permease — MRIDKDSGAQIPDVDLGKSPSGFSILLRELIRDKVAFASLLFLLLIIAGVFGTSIIMDQEDIVKVDLFALYEQPSATYWLGTDYGGRDIFGQLIIGTRNSLAIGILITLLTGIIGILVGLISGYYGGTVDNVFMRVVDFFMVLPILMIVIAFVTAVPGYSILSFSLIMTAFLWMGIARLIRSKALQEKELDYVKASKTLGTSDFKIMFFQVLPNLSSIIIVTMTLNLAGNIGIESGLSFLGFGFPESTPSLGTLISYARNPQTLELRWWIWLPASILIFILMLSINNVGQALKRATDARQRRG; from the coding sequence ATGAGAATTGATAAAGACAGTGGAGCACAAATTCCTGATGTGGATCTCGGCAAAAGCCCATCTGGATTCAGTATATTACTTAGAGAGTTAATACGGGATAAAGTTGCATTTGCCTCTTTGCTGTTCCTTCTCCTAATCATTGCCGGTGTTTTTGGTACATCGATCATTATGGATCAGGAGGATATTGTCAAAGTCGATCTTTTTGCTCTTTATGAACAGCCATCTGCCACTTATTGGTTGGGCACTGATTACGGGGGGCGCGATATCTTCGGGCAATTGATCATTGGAACACGCAATTCATTGGCCATCGGTATTTTGATAACGCTGTTAACAGGCATTATTGGCATTTTAGTCGGACTGATTTCTGGATATTACGGCGGCACTGTGGATAATGTCTTCATGCGGGTTGTCGATTTCTTCATGGTTTTGCCGATATTAATGATTGTTATCGCTTTTGTAACAGCAGTACCAGGATATAGCATCCTTTCATTCTCATTAATCATGACGGCTTTCCTTTGGATGGGAATTGCACGGCTGATCCGTTCAAAAGCGCTGCAAGAAAAAGAATTGGATTATGTAAAAGCCTCTAAGACATTAGGGACGTCTGATTTTAAAATTATGTTTTTCCAGGTGCTGCCAAATCTAAGTTCGATCATCATCGTGACGATGACGTTAAATTTGGCGGGCAATATCGGAATCGAGTCCGGTCTTTCCTTTTTAGGATTTGGTTTTCCGGAATCTACTCCGAGTTTGGGGACTTTGATCAGTTATGCAAGAAATCCTCAAACACTGGAATTGAGATGGTGGATTTGGTTACCTGCATCAATTTTAATTTTTATATTGATGCTTAGTATAAATAATGTCGGGCAGGCTTTAAAACGCGCTACTGATGCCCGGCAGCGTAGAGGGTAA
- a CDS encoding peptide ABC transporter substrate-binding protein, giving the protein MKNSKLFWLLSLVLVLSAFLAACGGGGDTTTKTPEKEEPKKEEGTAATGEPDATQELNLMESAEIPTMDSAIAEDAVAFNLLNNVNEGLYRLNQENIAEPAMAEGEPTVSEDGLVYTFKLRDAKWDNGEPVTAHDFVFSWQRTIDPATGSPYGAYMMGGTIKNAADIAADKKDKKELGVKAVDDKTLEVTLERPTPYFMSLMAFGTFLPQNEKFVTEKGDAYASNSENLLANGPFKLKDWDGTGLTWSLEKNPEYWDAETVKLEKINYDVVKEPATAVNLYTSGEKDRAGLSGEFAMQYADHEEVVKELEPTVFYMKFNQERNGEKTPLANVNIRKAIAMAFNKQDLVDIVLANGSLPANYLVPTEFTFDESDKDFREVNGKEMLAFNAEEAKKLWAKGLEEEGVTEVTLELLGGDTETAKSMDEYLKAQLEENLEGLTVELKAVPFAVRLELDEKQDYDIQNSGWGPDYQDPMTFIDLFVTGSAQNAMSYSNKKFDELVESAKGDLATDVAARWEAMAQAEKILLEEDAAIAPIYQRGLMSLQKPYVNGIVTHPFGGDYSYKWAYISGKE; this is encoded by the coding sequence GTGAAGAACAGCAAGTTATTTTGGCTACTTAGCCTAGTTTTAGTTCTTAGTGCCTTCCTAGCTGCCTGTGGCGGCGGTGGAGATACTACTACTAAAACTCCAGAAAAAGAAGAACCGAAAAAAGAAGAAGGCACCGCAGCAACAGGTGAACCAGATGCAACTCAAGAATTGAACTTGATGGAAAGTGCTGAAATTCCAACTATGGACTCAGCTATTGCTGAAGATGCTGTAGCATTCAATCTTTTGAACAACGTTAACGAAGGCCTTTACCGCTTGAACCAAGAAAACATTGCTGAACCTGCAATGGCTGAAGGCGAACCAACAGTTAGCGAAGATGGATTGGTTTACACTTTTAAATTGCGCGACGCTAAATGGGATAATGGAGAGCCTGTAACAGCTCACGATTTCGTGTTCTCATGGCAGCGTACGATCGACCCTGCTACTGGATCACCATATGGTGCATACATGATGGGCGGTACAATTAAAAACGCTGCTGATATCGCAGCAGACAAAAAAGATAAAAAAGAACTCGGAGTTAAAGCTGTTGACGATAAAACTCTTGAAGTAACTCTTGAGCGTCCAACTCCTTACTTCATGTCTTTAATGGCATTTGGTACATTCTTGCCGCAAAATGAAAAATTCGTCACTGAAAAAGGCGACGCTTACGCTTCAAACTCAGAGAACTTGCTTGCTAACGGTCCATTCAAACTTAAAGACTGGGATGGAACAGGCTTGACTTGGTCACTTGAGAAAAACCCTGAATACTGGGATGCAGAAACTGTTAAACTTGAAAAAATCAACTATGATGTTGTAAAAGAACCTGCTACTGCAGTTAACCTTTACACTTCTGGGGAAAAAGATCGTGCTGGTCTTTCTGGTGAGTTTGCAATGCAGTATGCTGACCATGAAGAAGTTGTTAAAGAATTAGAACCGACTGTTTTCTACATGAAGTTCAACCAAGAACGCAATGGAGAAAAAACTCCACTTGCTAACGTTAACATCCGTAAAGCCATTGCTATGGCTTTCAACAAGCAAGATCTAGTTGACATCGTTCTTGCGAACGGTTCACTTCCTGCAAACTACTTGGTACCAACAGAGTTCACTTTTGATGAAAGCGACAAAGACTTCCGTGAAGTAAACGGAAAAGAAATGCTTGCTTTCAATGCTGAAGAAGCTAAAAAGCTTTGGGCTAAAGGTTTGGAAGAAGAAGGCGTGACTGAAGTTACTCTTGAGCTTCTTGGTGGAGACACTGAAACTGCTAAGAGCATGGACGAATACTTGAAAGCACAACTTGAAGAAAACCTTGAAGGTTTGACTGTTGAGCTTAAAGCTGTTCCTTTCGCAGTTCGTTTAGAGCTTGACGAAAAACAAGATTATGATATCCAAAACTCTGGCTGGGGCCCTGACTATCAGGATCCGATGACATTCATCGACTTGTTTGTAACTGGCTCTGCTCAGAACGCAATGTCTTACTCGAACAAGAAATTTGATGAATTAGTTGAATCTGCTAAAGGCGATCTAGCTACAGACGTTGCTGCTCGTTGGGAAGCAATGGCACAGGCAGAAAAAATCTTGCTTGAAGAAGATGCAGCAATCGCGCCAATTTACCAACGTGGTTTAATGTCACTTCAAAAACCATATGTAAATGGAATTGTTACTCATCCATTCGGTGGAGATTACAGCTACAAGTGGGCTTATATTTCTGGAAAAGAATAA
- a CDS encoding peptide ABC transporter substrate-binding protein, producing the protein MDTIKFFKVLVMVFAILSLIAACSGAEEPNIASQERENNPAGDVPSEMDKVQELNLVDYSEIPTMDSAVAGDVAAFNMLINVNEGLYRLNQENTAEPAIAEGEPEVSDDGLVYTFKLRNANWSDGTPVTAHDFVFAWQRAIDPGTGSPYGPYMMAGTIKNAEAIAAGEMDKEELGIEAQDEKTLVVTLERPVPYFLSLMAFPTFFPQQEEFVTEKGDDYASNSENILYNGPFIFSDWDGTGLKWSLEKNPEYWDEKTVKLDKINFDVVKESATEIKLYSSGEKDRALLTGELAKQHADDPDLIKGKDPAVSYIKFNQERNGERTVLANENIRKAIAKAFNKQELVDGIMADGSLPANYIVPADFTFGENKEDFRAVNGDMLEYDTKEAKKLWEQGLDEEGINELTLELLGDDIGVVMDMNEYLKDQLEKNLPGLTVEIKNVPFNVRLELDEAQDYELQGAAWGPDYQDPMTFLDLFVTDSPQNRMSYSNERLDALIEAAKGELALDAAARWDSMAQAEKILIEEDAAIAPIHQFGIMALQKPYVKGIVRHPFGGQFGYKWAYISGKE; encoded by the coding sequence GTGGACACCATCAAGTTTTTTAAAGTACTGGTCATGGTTTTCGCGATCCTTTCCTTAATAGCGGCTTGCAGCGGTGCGGAAGAACCAAACATTGCTTCTCAAGAAAGAGAAAACAACCCTGCCGGTGATGTTCCAAGCGAAATGGACAAAGTACAGGAACTGAATTTGGTTGATTACTCGGAAATTCCTACTATGGACTCTGCTGTTGCCGGTGACGTTGCAGCTTTCAACATGTTGATCAATGTGAATGAAGGTCTTTACCGCCTGAACCAGGAAAACACTGCTGAACCTGCAATTGCTGAGGGTGAGCCTGAAGTAAGCGATGATGGGTTAGTTTACACGTTTAAATTGCGTAATGCTAACTGGTCCGATGGAACTCCAGTGACAGCTCATGATTTTGTTTTTGCATGGCAACGGGCAATCGACCCAGGCACTGGATCGCCTTATGGACCTTACATGATGGCGGGTACGATTAAAAATGCAGAGGCCATTGCAGCAGGAGAGATGGATAAAGAAGAGCTTGGCATTGAGGCACAGGATGAGAAAACGTTAGTCGTAACTTTGGAACGGCCGGTTCCCTATTTTTTATCGTTGATGGCTTTTCCGACATTTTTCCCTCAACAAGAGGAATTTGTAACCGAAAAAGGGGATGACTATGCTTCTAACTCTGAAAATATTCTTTATAACGGTCCATTCATCTTTAGCGATTGGGATGGTACAGGATTAAAATGGTCCTTGGAAAAAAACCCGGAATATTGGGACGAAAAAACAGTCAAGCTTGATAAAATCAATTTCGATGTTGTAAAAGAAAGTGCAACCGAAATTAAACTTTACAGTTCAGGCGAAAAGGATCGAGCATTATTAACCGGTGAACTTGCTAAACAACACGCAGATGATCCGGATTTAATTAAAGGAAAGGACCCTGCTGTTAGTTATATCAAGTTTAACCAGGAACGGAATGGAGAAAGAACTGTTTTAGCGAATGAAAATATTCGTAAAGCAATCGCAAAAGCATTCAATAAACAAGAGCTAGTAGACGGCATAATGGCAGATGGATCGCTTCCGGCAAATTATATAGTTCCCGCAGATTTTACCTTTGGCGAAAACAAAGAGGATTTTCGCGCAGTGAATGGCGACATGCTGGAATATGACACAAAAGAAGCAAAAAAACTATGGGAGCAGGGGTTGGATGAAGAAGGGATAAATGAATTGACGCTTGAACTGCTAGGAGATGATATTGGAGTTGTAATGGATATGAATGAATATTTGAAGGATCAGTTAGAAAAAAACCTTCCAGGATTAACGGTGGAAATTAAAAACGTCCCTTTTAATGTGCGTCTCGAATTAGATGAAGCTCAAGACTACGAACTTCAAGGCGCTGCTTGGGGTCCAGACTATCAAGATCCGATGACTTTCTTGGATTTGTTTGTGACGGATTCTCCTCAAAATCGAATGTCTTATTCAAATGAAAGGCTGGATGCGTTGATTGAAGCGGCAAAAGGCGAACTTGCATTAGACGCAGCTGCTCGCTGGGACTCAATGGCACAAGCTGAAAAGATTTTAATTGAAGAAGATGCAGCTATTGCTCCGATTCACCAGTTCGGAATTATGGCTCTTCAAAAACCTTACGTCAAAGGAATTGTCCGCCATCCTTTTGGGGGGCAATTCGGATACAAATGGGCTTACATTTCAGGAAAAGAATAA
- the trpS gene encoding tryptophan--tRNA ligase → MKKIFSGVQPTGTVTLGNYIGAFKQFTELQDEYDCIFCIVDLHAITMPQDRLELRKTIKSLAALYLAVGIDPEKSTLFIQSEVPAHAQAGWMMQCISSIGELERMTQYKDKSGKNTSVSSGLLTYPPLMAADILLYQTDVVPVGDDQKQHIELTRDLAERFNKKFNDVLTIPEIRIPKNGARIMSLQDPTKKMSKSDTNKKGVISLLDDLKTIEKKIKSAVTDSEGIVKFDPENKPGVSNLLTIEAALTNTSIKTLEAKYEGLGYGDFKASVATAVTEHLAPIQERYNELLDSDELDGILDNGAEKANLLANKTLKKMQNAMGLGRKRK, encoded by the coding sequence ATGAAAAAAATCTTTTCAGGCGTCCAGCCTACCGGTACCGTTACACTCGGAAATTATATCGGCGCTTTTAAGCAGTTTACGGAATTACAGGATGAATACGATTGCATTTTTTGTATTGTTGATTTGCATGCTATAACAATGCCACAAGATCGGCTTGAACTTAGAAAAACCATCAAATCGCTTGCTGCCCTTTATCTTGCAGTGGGAATTGATCCAGAAAAATCAACTTTATTTATTCAATCTGAAGTGCCGGCCCATGCGCAGGCTGGTTGGATGATGCAATGCATCTCATCGATTGGTGAACTTGAACGTATGACTCAGTATAAAGACAAATCAGGTAAAAACACTTCCGTTTCGTCCGGGTTGCTTACCTATCCTCCGTTGATGGCCGCTGATATTTTGTTGTATCAGACGGACGTAGTCCCTGTCGGAGATGATCAAAAGCAGCATATTGAACTGACGCGTGATTTAGCAGAACGTTTCAATAAAAAGTTCAATGATGTTTTGACCATCCCGGAAATACGGATTCCTAAAAACGGAGCACGTATCATGTCATTGCAAGATCCGACGAAAAAAATGAGCAAGTCGGATACTAACAAAAAAGGAGTAATCTCGCTTCTTGATGATTTAAAAACCATTGAAAAGAAAATCAAGAGTGCAGTTACTGATTCTGAAGGCATTGTGAAGTTCGATCCAGAAAACAAACCAGGTGTCTCGAACTTGTTGACCATTGAAGCTGCTCTCACCAATACAAGCATTAAGACCCTTGAAGCAAAATACGAGGGACTAGGCTATGGCGACTTTAAAGCTTCAGTTGCAACTGCCGTAACAGAACACCTTGCACCAATTCAAGAACGTTACAATGAGCTGTTGGATTCTGATGAATTAGACGGTATTCTAGATAACGGGGCAGAAAAAGCTAACTTGCTTGCCAATAAAACGCTTAAAAAAATGCAAAACGCGATGGGCCTTGGCCGTAAGCGCAAATAA
- the opp4A gene encoding oligopeptide ABC transporter substrate-binding protein encodes MAKNNWSKFLFLLMLSFVLILAACSGNKEGTSTEGGTSTQEGGGKETEEGKKLENGGMYSIEDFNNVKTNKGEAIDGGTITFGLVSDTVFEGTLNWNFYSGDPDAQILQWFDEGLLTWDENYVYTNDGAATYEVSEDGRTFTFKIGDNVNWHDGKPVTAEDWQFAHEVIGNPEYDGPRYNSDFTNIEGMEEYNSGKADTISGIKVIDDKTLSITYIESTPSLLTGSIWSYPLAKHIFGDMKVADISSSPEVREKPIGFGPFKVESIVPGESVTLVKNADYWRGEPKLDGVTVKVISSSTVVQELETGGVDLISDFPVDQFPDNAEMSNVEYLGAIDRAYTYIGFKLGTWDAEKNRVAPNPDAKMGDVALRQAMWHAVDNKTVGERFYNGLRWNATTLIPPSHPEFHDENNKGRAFDPEAAKKLLDDAGYKDTDGDNFREDPEGKPLEINFISMTGGDIAEPLARYYVQSWENIGLKVKLEMLEFNSFYDRVGNGGKDDPKVDVYQAAWGVGIDVDPSGLYGADALYNFARWENEENERLLKEGRSEKAFDLAYRQEIYNEWQQLMVDEVPVFPTLYRATLSPVNNRVLNFAIGDGTGVYLNELAVSQEKPVVAE; translated from the coding sequence ATGGCAAAGAACAACTGGTCTAAATTTTTATTCTTGCTAATGTTGTCTTTTGTTTTAATATTGGCAGCTTGTTCCGGCAATAAAGAGGGCACTTCCACTGAAGGGGGCACTTCTACTCAAGAGGGTGGAGGCAAAGAGACCGAAGAAGGAAAAAAACTCGAGAACGGCGGAATGTATTCTATTGAAGATTTTAATAATGTTAAAACAAATAAAGGTGAAGCCATTGATGGCGGTACCATTACATTTGGCTTAGTATCGGATACGGTTTTTGAAGGTACATTAAACTGGAATTTCTATTCTGGAGATCCAGATGCACAAATCTTGCAATGGTTTGATGAAGGTTTATTAACTTGGGATGAAAACTATGTCTATACAAATGACGGAGCTGCAACATATGAAGTTTCAGAAGATGGCCGTACATTTACATTCAAAATTGGCGATAATGTAAATTGGCATGACGGCAAACCAGTTACTGCAGAAGATTGGCAGTTCGCTCACGAAGTGATTGGGAACCCTGAATATGACGGCCCGCGCTACAATTCAGATTTCACGAATATTGAAGGAATGGAAGAGTACAACAGCGGAAAAGCTGATACAATTTCAGGTATTAAAGTAATCGACGACAAGACTTTGTCTATTACTTATATCGAGTCAACACCTTCTTTGCTGACAGGAAGTATTTGGTCATACCCATTGGCTAAGCATATTTTTGGAGACATGAAAGTAGCCGATATCTCTTCTTCACCTGAAGTTCGCGAAAAACCGATCGGTTTTGGACCATTTAAAGTGGAAAGCATTGTTCCAGGAGAGTCTGTTACTCTTGTTAAAAATGCAGACTACTGGCGCGGTGAACCGAAATTAGATGGTGTAACAGTTAAAGTAATCAGCAGTTCAACAGTTGTTCAAGAATTAGAAACTGGTGGGGTTGACCTGATCAGTGATTTCCCAGTAGATCAATTCCCAGATAACGCAGAAATGTCGAACGTGGAATATTTAGGTGCGATTGACCGAGCATACACTTATATTGGCTTTAAATTAGGAACATGGGATGCTGAGAAAAATCGCGTTGCCCCAAATCCAGATGCGAAAATGGGCGATGTGGCACTTCGCCAAGCAATGTGGCATGCAGTGGATAACAAAACAGTGGGCGAACGTTTCTATAATGGTTTGCGTTGGAATGCAACAACCTTGATTCCGCCATCCCATCCTGAATTCCATGATGAGAATAATAAAGGAAGAGCATTTGATCCAGAAGCAGCTAAAAAGCTTTTAGATGATGCGGGATACAAAGATACAGACGGAGATAATTTCCGTGAAGATCCTGAAGGCAAACCGTTGGAAATCAATTTCATTTCAATGACAGGCGGCGACATTGCTGAACCATTGGCACGCTACTATGTTCAATCTTGGGAAAATATAGGCTTGAAAGTGAAGTTGGAAATGCTGGAATTCAACTCCTTCTATGACCGTGTTGGTAACGGAGGAAAAGATGATCCGAAGGTAGATGTCTACCAGGCAGCATGGGGAGTTGGTATTGACGTAGATCCTTCAGGGCTTTACGGTGCTGATGCCTTGTACAACTTCGCGCGTTGGGAAAATGAAGAAAATGAGCGTCTTCTTAAAGAAGGCCGTTCAGAAAAAGCATTTGACCTTGCATACCGCCAAGAAATCTACAACGAATGGCAACAATTGATGGTGGATGAAGTGCCAGTGTTCCCTACCTTATACCGTGCAACATTGAGCCCGGTTAATAACCGTGTATTGAATTTTGCAATCGGTGATGGAACTGGAGTTTACTTGAATGAACTTGCTGTCAGTCAAGAAAAACCAGTTGTTGCAGAATAA
- the opp4B gene encoding oligopeptide ABC transporter permease, whose translation MWKLIVRRTLITIPQIIVLSILVFILAQAMPGDALTGLIDPSIDPATIEAMRERLGLNNPWYVQYVDWVKGVLQGDFGQSFRFKMPVSELIGGRIINTLWLSLATLILTYLIAIPLGITSGRFNDTWLDRAITGYTYVGFAAPLFIFALVMLFLFGFQLSWFPTSGSVSPGTEPGTFAYFTSKLYHLLLPALSMALITTVSTVQYLRSEIIDTKQKDFIVTARAKGASESRVYNRHVLRNSLLPIAAFFGYEITGLIGGTIFIENIFGYPGMGELFLSSISLRDYSVMTALVLLFGLAAIIGALLSDIILSLVDPRIRIK comes from the coding sequence ATGTGGAAATTAATTGTGCGCAGAACACTCATAACAATCCCACAAATTATAGTATTAAGCATTTTGGTGTTTATTTTAGCTCAGGCCATGCCCGGAGACGCTTTGACAGGTTTGATCGATCCGAGCATCGACCCGGCCACTATCGAAGCGATGCGCGAGCGCTTAGGATTGAATAATCCTTGGTATGTGCAGTATGTCGATTGGGTAAAAGGGGTGCTGCAAGGAGATTTCGGACAGTCATTCCGTTTCAAGATGCCGGTATCGGAATTAATCGGCGGACGCATAATCAACACCTTATGGCTGTCATTGGCAACGTTGATCCTAACTTACTTAATCGCGATTCCATTGGGCATTACGAGCGGGCGTTTCAATGACACTTGGTTAGACCGTGCCATTACTGGATATACGTATGTTGGTTTTGCCGCTCCATTGTTTATTTTTGCTTTGGTTATGCTGTTTCTTTTCGGATTCCAGCTGAGCTGGTTCCCGACAAGCGGAAGCGTCTCCCCTGGAACCGAGCCCGGAACTTTCGCCTATTTTACAAGCAAACTCTATCATTTATTATTGCCTGCACTGTCGATGGCATTGATTACGACTGTTTCTACGGTCCAGTATTTGAGAAGTGAGATTATTGATACAAAACAAAAAGATTTTATCGTAACTGCCCGAGCTAAAGGGGCTTCCGAATCCCGGGTCTACAACCGCCACGTACTGCGGAATTCCTTGCTTCCGATAGCGGCTTTCTTTGGCTACGAAATTACGGGTTTGATTGGCGGAACAATATTCATCGAAAATATTTTTGGTTATCCAGGAATGGGTGAATTGTTTCTTTCCTCCATTAGTTTACGTGATTACAGCGTAATGACAGCTCTAGTTCTGTTGTTCGGTCTTGCTGCGATTATTGGTGCATTATTATCAGATATCATCTTGAGTTTAGTCGATCCACGTATTCGGATTAAATAA
- a CDS encoding DUF3899 domain-containing protein, whose product MKKTLIGIAVVQILIFLTILFRAESLSLLSYINNSFIYGGIIIFFGLWIFVVRTGVFDIFTISMRKVFKGKSTMEDDEMRPPSELFNFSSSPLLIIGSVTILLMGLALLVYEL is encoded by the coding sequence GTGAAAAAAACATTAATTGGAATAGCTGTCGTTCAAATCCTTATTTTCTTAACTATCCTTTTTCGAGCAGAAAGTTTGTCGTTATTGTCCTATATTAATAATTCCTTTATTTATGGTGGTATCATAATATTCTTCGGTTTATGGATCTTTGTGGTAAGGACTGGGGTTTTTGATATTTTTACAATTAGCATGAGAAAAGTCTTCAAAGGCAAAAGTACTATGGAAGATGATGAAATGCGCCCACCTTCCGAGTTATTTAATTTTTCAAGTAGCCCATTGCTGATTATCGGTTCCGTAACTATACTATTAATGGGTTTGGCGCTGCTTGTTTATGAATTATAA